A stretch of Gossypium hirsutum isolate 1008001.06 chromosome A06, Gossypium_hirsutum_v2.1, whole genome shotgun sequence DNA encodes these proteins:
- the LOC121230247 gene encoding auxin-induced protein 6B, with the protein MSSSAGLGKCSKIRHIVRLRQMLRRWRNKARMSASRIPSDVPAGHVAVTVGTSCRRFVVRATYLNHPVFRKLLIQAEEEYGFTNQGPLAIPCDETVFEEVIRFISRSESGKSAAAKFVNIEGNCHVGMWSNKLDLWTESRPLLNGLAEKTIW; encoded by the coding sequence ATGTCGTCGTCGGCGGGACTTGGAAAATGCAGCAAGATCCGCCACATTGTGAGGCTCCGACAAATGCTGCGGCGGTGGAGGAACAAGGCTCGCATGTCGGCCAGTCGTATCCCGTCTGATGTTCCGGCGGGACATGTGGCGGTCACAGTGGGGACTAGTTGCCGGAGGTTCGTCGTGAGGGCGACGTACTTGAACCATCCCGTGTTTAGGAAACTCCTCATCCAAGCCGAAGAAGAGTACGGATTCACTAACCAAGGCCCATTGGCGATCCCCTGCGACGAGACGGTATTCGAGGAAGTGATCCGGTTCATTTCCCGGTCGGAGTCGGGTAAATCCGCCGCCGCTAAGTTCGTCAACATCGAGGGTAACTGTCACGTCGGAATGTGGAGTAATAAGCTCGATTTGTGGACCGAATCTCGACCGTTACTCAATGGGTTGGCTGAaaaaacaatttggtaa